A region of the Chryseobacterium gotjawalense genome:
TTGCGCCTACATAGGGGGCGAGGTCGATCTTGTTGATCACTAAAAGATCGGACCGTGTGATTCCGGGACCGCCTTTTCGCGGGATCTTTTCGCCTTCAGCAACATCAATGATAAAGATGGTGACATCTGCGAGATCAGGGCTGAAAGTGGCAGAAAGATTATCGCCACCGCTTTCGATAAAGATCAGCTCGATATCCGGGAACCGGTTGGCCAGTTCGTCGACCGCTTCCAGATTCATACTTGCGTCTTCGCGGATTGCGGTGTGGGGACACCCGCCGGTTTCCACGCCTATGATCCGGTCGCGCGGCAGAAGGCTGTTGTGGGTCATGAATTCGGCGTCTTCTTTGGTGTAAATATCATTGGTGATGACGCCCAGATCGTAAAGGCCATAAAGTTTACGGCTTAATTTTTCCAGCAGTGCAGTTTTACCTGATCCTACGGGACCGGCTACGCCAACTTTAATATATTTCCTGTTTTCCATTTCTTTGTTTTAATGTTAAGACATATAAAGTCTTGAATATAACCTTTCGTGCTGCATGCAGCGGATATCGAACGAGGTGTTGCAAAGCCCCACATAACTGCGGTCCAGTTCCATGGTTTCGCTGGCTGTTTTTTCAATGACGGGGTACATTTCGAAAAGAATATCCTGCCCATCAAGTTGTCCCAATGGAACGAGTTTCACCGCATTGGTGATCATTCCTGCAGCGGAATTGTAATAAAACCCGAAGAGCGCATCATGCAGTGGGATTTCCAGTATATGCGCGTAGATTCCGAAAGCGATACAGTAGTTGGAGAACGCATTTCCTTTTTTAATTTCGGCTTCGTAGTCTTCCAAAAGCTGGGAAGAGCGGTATCGTTTAAAAATTTTAATAAACCGCAGCCCGAGTTTTTGGCTCGCCTGCCTGATCTCCATAGGAGC
Encoded here:
- the ureG gene encoding urease accessory protein UreG; this encodes MENRKYIKVGVAGPVGSGKTALLEKLSRKLYGLYDLGVITNDIYTKEDAEFMTHNSLLPRDRIIGVETGGCPHTAIREDASMNLEAVDELANRFPDIELIFIESGGDNLSATFSPDLADVTIFIIDVAEGEKIPRKGGPGITRSDLLVINKIDLAPYVGASLEVMENDSRRMRNGSPFVFTNLKTEEGLDKVIGWLKKYALLENTEEPELLR
- a CDS encoding urease accessory protein UreF, translated to MNKQFLATLLHISDPALPIGGYSHSSGLETYIQNRIVNDRKTAKEFVENMIRYNLKYNDGAFLKLAYDAAEKGNLHEILTLDQECLALKAPMEIRQASQKLGLRFIKIFKRYRSSQLLEDYEAEIKKGNAFSNYCIAFGIYAHILEIPLHDALFGFYYNSAAGMITNAVKLVPLGQLDGQDILFEMYPVIEKTASETMELDRSYVGLCNTSFDIRCMQHERLYSRLYMS